From the genome of Anopheles moucheti chromosome 3, idAnoMoucSN_F20_07, whole genome shotgun sequence, one region includes:
- the LOC128302935 gene encoding UDP-glucose 6-dehydrogenase isoform X1, with the protein MVISKICCIGAGYVGGPTCSVMALKCPDIQITVVDRSTERIAQWNSDKLPIYEPGLDEVVRQCRNRNLFFSTDIEKAIQEAELIFISVNTPTKTYGNGRGRAADLKYVEGCARMIAEMSQNSKIVVEKSTVPVRAAESIMHILKANHKPGVKYDILSNPEFLAEGTAVEDLLKPDRVLIGGEQTPEGQAAIEKLCWVYEHWIPKKNIITTNTWSSELSKLAANAFLAQRISSINSLSAVCEATGADVSEVARAVGLDSRIGPKFLQASVGFGGSCFQKDILNLVYICEGLNLPEVAAYWQQVIDMNDYQKTRFSQKIIECLFNTVTDKRISILGFAFKKNTGDTRETPAITVCRTLLDEGAQLNIYDPKVEPEQIIADLTHPKVTESPEHVKRAVQIFADPYDAVRGTHALVVCTEWDEFVVCHQCHRHHASKPTGTDHPYHHLPPHHPSSHHEPRCPVVSNTVPVVPFAFFPQSLNYERIYASMMKPAYIFDGRKILPHERLQQIGFHVQTIGKRLLQQQHHDPTVRPFPSHLTNGHGSYGPLAANGDGPSAQA; encoded by the coding sequence CCCGGTCTAGACGAAGTGGTCCGGCAGTGCCGCAACCGTAACCTGTTTTTCTCCACCGACATCGAGAAAGCGATCCAGGAGGCGGAACTCATCTTCATCTCCGTCAACACGCCCACCAAAACGTACGGTAATGGGCGAGGCCGGGCGGCGGATCTAAAGTACGTCGAGGGCTGTGCCCGTATGATCGCCGAAATGTCCCAGAACAGTAAGATCGTGGTGGAGAAAAGTACGGTACCGGTGCGGGCAGCCGAAAGCATTATGCACATCCTCAAAGCAAACCACAAACCGGGCGTGAAGTATGACATCCTATCGAATCCCGAGTTTCTCGCCGAGGGAACGGCGGTGGAGGATCTGCTCAAGCCCGATCGTGTGCTGATCGGGGGAGAACAAACACCCGAGGGGCAGGCGGCTATCGAAAAGCTTTGCTGGGTGTACGAACACTGGATCCCGAAGAAGAACATCATTACGACCAACACCTGGAGCTCGGAACTGTCCAAACTGGCGGCGAATGCATTCCTCGCGCAACGCATTTCCTCGATCAACTCACTGTCCGCGGTGTGCGAGGCAACCGGTGCCGACGTGTCCGAGGTTGCACGGGCCGTTGGATTGGATTCTCGCATTGGGCCAAAATTTCTGCAGGCATCGGTCGGATTCGGGGGTAGCTGCTTCCAGAAGGACATCCTCAACCTTGTGTACATCTGCGAGGGCCTTAACCTGCCGGAGGTGGCCGCCTACTGGCAGCAGGTGATCGACATGAACGACTACCAGAAGACGCGCTTCTCGCAGAAGATCATCGAGTGTTTGTTCAACACGGTCACCGACAAGCGCATCTCGATACTGGGCTTTGCGTTCAAGAAAAACACGGGAGACACACGGGAAACGCCCGCGATCACCGTTTGCCGGACGCTGCTCGACGAGGGCGCCCAGCTCAACATCTACGATCCGAAGGTGGAACCGGAGCAGATCATCGCCGACCTGACGCACCCGAAGGTTACCGAGAGCCCGGAACACGTGAAGCGCGCCGTACAGATCTTCGCCGATCCGTACGATGCGGTCCGGGGCACGCATGCTCTCGTCGTGTGCACCGAATGGGATGAGTTTGTCGTATGTCATCAATGTCACCGACACCACGCGTCGAAGCCGACCGGCACGGACCACCCCTACCATCACCTTCCGCCCCACCATCCTTCGTCACACCACGAACCAAGGTGCCCGGTCGTTTCTAATACTGTACCCGTTGTcccttttgctttcttcccGCAGAGTCTCAACTACGAGCGTATCTACGCGTCGATGATGAAGCCGGCGTACATCTTCGATGGGCGTAAGATTCTGCCACACGAACGGCTCCAGCAGATCGGGTTCCACGTGCAGACGATCGGGAAGCGGctgttgcagcagcagcaccacgaCCCAACCGTGCGGCCCTTCCCGAGCCATCTGACCAACGGGCACGGCAGCTACGGACCGCTGGCGGCGAACGGCGACGGTCCGAGTGCGCAGGCCTAG
- the LOC128303989 gene encoding SURF1-like protein: MIKTLFSTHILPAARCRIGSAVNNHSKLHSVPRSIHTRTKPRITPPPKLRPTATDHNKSITPFGWGLLIIPATTFGLGCWQVYRKQWKEGLISELERKIHMAPVPIPDDLADLNEMEYQTVTVRGQFLHDRELHLGPRACIQHGDSHTTGGLFSQKEASIGFLVITPFKLEGRDDKILINRGWVPKRYLEPETRREGQVTGTVELQGVVRLPENRPQFTPKQRGAIFMYRDVEKMAAISGAEPYYLDATVSSTVPLGPVGGQTRVTLRNEHLSYIVTWFSLSGFTTWLWFRQIVRGKSF; the protein is encoded by the exons atgATAAAAACACTGTTTTCTACGCACATATTACCTGCGGCAAGGTGTCGCATCGGAAGTGCAGTGAACAATCACAGCAAATTGCACTCGGTACCGCGTTCGATACACACCCGTACGAAACCACGCATTACACCACCGCCAAAGTTAAGACCCACTGCTACGGACCACAATAAAAGCATCACCCCGTTCGGTTGGGGTCTTTTG ATTATCCCCGCAACAACGTTCGGGCTCGGTTGCTGGCAAGTTTATCGTAAGCAATGGAAGGAAGGTTTAATAAGCGAGCTGGAGCGTAAAATCCATATGGCACCGGTACCTATTCCCGACGA TCTTGCCGATCTAAATGAGATGGAGTACCAAACGGTGACGGTTCGCGGACAGTTCCTGCACGATCGGGAGCTGCATTTAGGACCACGAGCCTGCATACAGCACGGTGATAGCCACACAACCGGTGGTCTTTTCTCACAGAAAGAAGCATCGATTGGCTTCCTCGTAATCACACCGTTCAAGCTCGAAGGACGAGA CGATAAAATCCTAATCAACCGTGGCTGGGTACCGAAACGATACCTCGAACCGGAAACACGACGTGAAGGTCAAGTGACCGGTACGGTTGAGCTGCAGGGTGTCGTACGGCTGCCGGAGAACCGACCACAGTTCACGCCCAAACAGCGCGGTGCCATCTTCATGTACAGGGACGTGGAAAAGATGGCCGCAATAAGCGGTGCGGAACCGTACTATCTCGACGCGACGGTATCATCGACGGTCCCACTCGGGCCGGTTGGCGGTCAGACACGGGTAACGCTTCGAAATGAACACCTGTCGTACATAGTGACGTGGTTCAGCTTGTCCGGCTTCACCACCTGGCTATGGTTCCGACAGATCGTTCGAGGCAAATCGTTTTAA
- the LOC128305649 gene encoding serine-rich adhesin for platelets, whose product MQKKIIQQTTIPSQVRKIFTTSANHQTQQQSNMQLNMAKKINSLLQSGSVSVTGIPSGQQRVLPKKPMPSSTGVMISNSNSSSFATRQQKCYICGENAGLNATVLSEASTTTTQTEYVIKLAKLIGPDYSVVLTRDDVICRRCIMLLNQVDKIESELDTLRGTLLSFIHKKNNIPDDGDVSGLVGSPPAKMPKLTPISTSGTGGTVATPAGNITYSVKTIAGQQQMVDANTSGASSDLNTSNTSDVEAQLTSMFEKNASSPGTSGQLTTKQHIVVTSNNGGTVSVGENAQGGMGANRKGTKLYKCIPCGFKTADLAQFQPHYATCQPRNNALAAQNASAVNTSTTTTTTTTGYRCRTCKLLFANVTLLKQHMMQEHQQQLHQPHQKTIVTTSSSGGVTAQDQQHGATAAATTTLYSCTVCNAFKTPDKQTYDDHLRKHIKLKPFKCRVCLMRFESREQASIHAKQHQPDYFKCGICNVTFSKREQLMNHLEVHEPAKKSAKQPAQQQEQQQQHHQPQQPQQQQQQQQQQTGDSSTQKLLQESIDEALRDSIADSKVIEFHTCNSCSLTFLSEKLYTQHIKTHAHATATTPAVVTTGLALQQQQSHQGQSQQLLLTNSTTAGRKSMAGANSATTTTGDGGVSSTKILTTSTTTSGGNAGSNTISDGDLESIFERMHSDSKGNESSATGTTSESGGSMVITNQDGTTGNITFNITLPQQEEGTFVQQQQDHQQSVGIDMPTLDQGDDQQQQPQQKEQLQNMPVSMPSLDDDGEQSQNSQNSNTENVPMELEDMQSGEGQQINLILNDGQVLQLDNHILTTDAEGNQILVQGTDTEQIQQLLQSVGVVMQGGEGLGEGETLQMISGDGNNQMILVQGADGQEQLIDASLLNADGNIVIQQSQEGELNAEGTHITTEDGLQIPVSVAFTTSGEAGHEGQLTVSVADGSEQQLQLHLQQTGAGEGDEQHADETDEQHHQQQGAILTESGQIIIQSKEHEEEEGAKTAEENGSANDSIASDGVSAEGGSQTNGGGVETTAMTLAGSSNGTVTTTTTTTTGTASNAVSSASAGEDQMFNFDELIQPQIVVKQQVK is encoded by the exons atTTTCACGACATCAGCCAACCATCAAACGCAGCAACAGTCGAACATGCAGCTGAACATGGCAAAAAAGATCAACAGTCTGCTGCAGAGCGGTTCGGTCAGTGTGACAGGCATTCCATCCGGCCAGCAGCGTGTTTTGCCGAAGAAGCCAATGCCATCATCAACGGGTGTTATGATCTCGAACAGCAATAGCAGCAGTTTTGCGACGAGGCAGCAAAAATGTTACATCTGCGGTGAAAACGCGGGTCTAAACGCGACTGTCCTATCCGAAGCATCGACCACAACAACGCAAACCGAGTACGTGATCAAGCTGGCGAAATTGATCGGACCGGACTATTCGGTCGTGCTGACGAGGGATGACGTCATTTGTCGCCGGTGTATTATGCTGCTGAATCAGGTGGATAAGATAGAATCGGAGCTGGACACACTACGCGGTACGTTGCTTAGTTTCATCCATAAAAAGAACAACATCCCGGATGATGGAGATGTATCGGGTTTGGTTGGTTCACCACCGGCTAAGATGCCGAAGCTAACGCCCATTAGTACGTCTGGTACGGGCGGAACGGTCGCAACACCAGCCGGTAACATAACGTACAGCGTAAAAACGATTGCCGGCCAGCAACAGATGGTCGATGCTAATACCTCCGGTGCCAGCTCTGATCTGAACACTAGCAACACGTCGGATGTCGAAGCTCAGCTTACGAGCATGTTCGAGAAGAATGCCTCGTCGCCGGGCACGTCTGGCCAGCTGACGACGAAGCAGCACATTGTGGTAACCTCAAACAACGGCGGCACGGTAAGCGTGGGAGAAAACGCACAGGGTGGCATGGGTGCCAACCGGAAGGGTACCAAGCTGTACAAGTGTATACCGTGCGGATTCAAAACGGCTGACCTAGCCCAATTCCAACCACATTACGCAACCTGTCAGCCACGGAATAATGCCCTAGCGGCCCAAAACGCTAGTGCGGTAAACACttccacaaccaccaccaccacaaccaccgGGTACCGATGCCGAACGTGTAAGCTTTTGTTTGCCAATGTCACCCTGCTGAAACAACACATGATGCAGGAACATCAGCAACAGTTGCACCAGCCGCATCAGAAAACCATTGTCACCACATCATCATCCGGCGGTGTGACGGCACAGGACCAGCAGCATGGTGCGACCGCTGCTGCAACCACCACCTTGTACTCCTGCACCGTGTGCAATGCCTTCAAGACGCCGGACAAGCAGACGTATGATGACCACTTGCGGAAGCACATCAAGTTAAAGCCGTTCAAGTGTCGCGTCTGTCTGATGCGCTTCGAATCCCGCGAACAGGCGTCGATCCATGCGAAACAGCACCAGCCGGACTATTTCAAGTGTGGCATTTGTAATGTGACTTTCAGCAAGCGCGAACAACTGATGAACCATCTCGAGGTGCACGAGCCAGCAAAGAAGAGCGCGAAACAACCAGCACAGCAAcaggaacaacagcagcagcatcatcaaccGCAGCagccgcaacaacaacagcagcagcaacagcaacagacaGGAGATTCCTCTACGCAGAAACTGTTGCAAGAATCGATCGATGAGGCGTTACGGGACTCGATCGCCGATTCAAAGGTGATCGAATTCCACACTTGCAATTCCTGTTCGCTCACCTTCCTGAGCGAAAAGCTGTACACGCAGCACATTAAGACGCACGCACACGCCACGGCAACCACACCGGCGGTCGTTACGACAGGGTTGgcactgcagcaacagcagtcaCACCAAGGGCAGTCGCAACAGCTGCTGCTGACAAACAGCACTACCGCGGGCAGGAAATCGATGGCAGGAGCAAACAGTGCAACAACTACGACCGGTGATGGTGGCGTCAGTAGTACGAAGATTCTTACCACGAGCACCACGACTAGCGGTGGAAACGCCGGTTCTAACACCATTTCCGACGGTGATCTCGAAAGCATCTTCGAACGTATGCACTCCGACTCGAAGGGGAACGAATCGAGCGCAACGGGAACGACGTCGGAGAGTGGTGGCAGTATGGTTATAACCAATCAGGACGGTACGACGGGTAACATTACGTTCAACATTACACTACCCCAGCAAGAGGAAGGAACGTtcgtacagcagcaacag GATCACCAACAGTCGGTCGGTATCGATATGCCTACGCTCGATCAGGGTGAtgatcagcagcaacaaccacagCAGAAAGAGCAACTCCAAAACATGCCCGTCAGCATGCCAAGCctggatgatgatggcgagCAGTCGCAAAACAGTCAAAACTCCAACACGGAAAACGTACCGATGGAGCTTGAAGATATGCAGAGCGGCGAAGGGCAGCAAATTAATTTGATCCTCAACGATGGACAGGTGCTGCAGCTCGACAATCACATCCTGACGACGGACGCGGAAGGTAACCAGATACTGGTGCAGGGCACGGACACAGAACAGATCCAGCAGCTGCTGCAGAGCGTCGGTGTGGTGATGCAGGGCGGTGAAGGTCTTGGTGAGGGTGAAACGTTGCAAATGATTAGCGGCGATGGAAACAACCAGATGATCCTCGTACAAGGCGCGGACGGACAGGAGCAGCTAATTGACGCCTCGCTGCTCAACGCGGACGGTAACATCGTCATTCAGCAATCCCAGGAAGGAGAACTGAACGCGGAAGGTACACACATTACGACTGAGGACGGTTTGCAGATACCGGTGTCGGTTGCGTTCACCACGTCCGGTGAAGCCGGTCACGAAGGTCAATTGACGGTATCCGTAGCAGACGGTAGCGAGCAGCAGTTGCAGCTGCATCTGCAACAAACCGGTGCCGGTGAAGGCGACGAACAGCATGCCGATGAGACGGACgagcaacatcatcaacagcagGGAGCGATCCTGACGGAGAGTGGACAAATTATCATCCAGTCGAAGGAACACGAGGAAGAAGAGGGCGCAAAGACCGCCGAAGAGAACGGATCGGCAAACGACTCCATCGCGAGCGATGGTGTCTCTGCGGAGGGTGGCAGTCAAacgaatggtggtggtgtcgaAACGACGGCTATGACACTGGCCGGTAGCTCGAATGGAACAGTTACCACCACAACGACGACCACCACCGGGACGGCTTCGAACGCGGTATCGTCAGCTAGTGCCGGTGAGGATCAGATGTTTAACTTTGACGAACTAATCCAACCGCAGATCGTAGTAAAGCAGCAAGTGAAATAG